The Streptomyces cynarae genome contains a region encoding:
- a CDS encoding PP2C family protein-serine/threonine phosphatase yields MSYVAVSALSHPGLLRDKNEDSLVAGPWTLCATVTENPQTLVFPLGTPLVVAVADGLGGHPGGEVASALVARRFAALGPALGSEDAVRGAVDSCNRAVYTAAEGGEDDGRGLAMMGTTVAGAVVLPKELLVFNVGDSRVFAAPRSGLRQVSVDDSPPLAPGQRTTSLVTQCLGGSPHYRAVVAHVTATPLSPGDRYLVCTDGLTDPVPEDMIDAVLREHDDGRAAFELWKAAISAGGPDNITLALVRVADE; encoded by the coding sequence GTGTCGTATGTCGCTGTCAGCGCGCTCAGCCACCCGGGCCTGCTGCGGGACAAGAACGAGGACAGTCTCGTCGCCGGGCCCTGGACGCTGTGTGCCACCGTCACCGAGAACCCGCAGACGCTGGTCTTCCCCCTGGGGACGCCCCTGGTGGTCGCCGTGGCCGACGGACTCGGCGGGCACCCCGGGGGCGAGGTGGCGAGCGCGCTGGTGGCGCGGCGGTTCGCCGCCCTCGGGCCGGCGCTGGGCAGTGAGGACGCCGTCCGGGGCGCCGTGGACTCCTGCAACCGGGCCGTCTACACGGCCGCCGAGGGCGGCGAGGACGACGGTCGCGGCCTCGCGATGATGGGCACCACCGTCGCGGGTGCCGTCGTGCTGCCCAAGGAGCTGCTGGTCTTCAACGTGGGGGACAGCAGGGTCTTCGCCGCACCCCGGAGCGGACTGCGGCAGGTGAGCGTGGACGACAGTCCGCCCCTGGCGCCGGGTCAGCGCACCACCTCGCTGGTCACGCAGTGCCTCGGCGGCTCCCCGCACTACCGTGCCGTCGTCGCGCATGTGACGGCCACGCCGTTGTCACCGGGCGACCGCTATCTCGTCTGCACCGACGGCCTCACGGATCCGGTGCCGGAGGACATGATCGACGCGGTGCTGCGGGAGCACGACGACGGACGGGCCGCCTTCGAACTGTGGAAGGCCGCCATCAGCGCGGGCGGCCCCGACAACATCACCCTCGCGCTCGTCCGCGTCGCCGACGAGTAG
- a CDS encoding GNAT family N-acetyltransferase, translating to MIRTATPDDIPVIHTLIRELAAYEKAAEEARATPEQLSEALFGARPAAYAHVAEDDGGEVVGFALWFLNFSTWRGVHGIYLEDLYVRPEARGAGHGKALLTELARICVERGYERLEWSVLNWNRPSIDFYEALGARPQDEWTVYRLTDGALAELGRSAARRG from the coding sequence ATGATCCGCACCGCGACTCCCGACGACATCCCCGTCATCCACACCCTGATCCGTGAACTCGCCGCCTACGAGAAGGCCGCCGAGGAGGCGCGGGCCACGCCGGAGCAGTTGAGCGAGGCGCTGTTCGGCGCGCGGCCGGCGGCGTACGCGCATGTCGCGGAGGACGACGGGGGAGAGGTCGTCGGGTTCGCGCTGTGGTTCCTGAACTTCTCCACCTGGCGGGGCGTGCACGGCATCTACCTGGAGGACCTGTACGTCCGCCCGGAGGCCCGCGGCGCCGGCCACGGCAAGGCGCTGCTGACGGAACTGGCCCGCATCTGTGTGGAGCGCGGCTACGAGCGTCTGGAGTGGTCGGTGCTGAACTGGAACCGCCCGTCGATCGACTTCTACGAGGCTCTGGGCGCCCGCCCGCAGGACGAGTGGACGGTGTACCGGCTGACGGACGGGGCGCTGGCGGAACTGGGGCGGTCCGCGGCGCGCAGGGGGTAG
- a CDS encoding beta propeller repeat protein: MAGDGLRRRRAWAAVLAVSAALGLTVTQAQAASGTHTDPFGVRTLRKQALLNQQKGLSPFAETGDPGDPGGDEDEAGNIAEQADQYAEARTSPGIVAPGAYGAAYGELGGLRHTHSKWSELTRLPYDSDDPRYRDTNSNSSGGAGRVTGRVTGLAADDHGYVYAGSANGGVFRSRTGGGHWQNISDGLPALSTGDLQLDGRGRLWYATGEANTSATSFLGTGVYVLDDPRKGKFGTRDRVGGDELESTSINALRFGGDKVWAATTRGVWSHSTKTLKGPWKLEFAPNPDYLPGGSEASDPDAAYKNITSDVAIDPKDPNKVVLAVGWRGGDTYNGFYAKGPRGWQRLTGLGDLPSDSGDVGNVTFARSADGSRYYAIDQSPAMTNSNPDSGLAGIFVSKSGSPTGPWTKIADYTQLRDSGSALTGAGYQPGIQAWYDQFLTVDPKNPDHVYAGLEEVFETKDGGKNWTVPGPYWNFGFPCWSIDPAKQSGDCPSTVHADQHAVAIGSNGGAPYLVVGDDGGAYRRPLNGSANASGHGTDWMSLNDGTMDALQYYSVGVGIDQAARGLDVSGGLQDNGQSILRPGDRVMGSDFGGDGGDTIVDPANGCNVASEYVYLAVAVTQNCAVNDGGWITDPSKATTYSVAPPDSATGEARFIAPLNSDIKDANTWVAGGRHVWINTKGWAIRSGSEWLNAFDLGEGHTATAVASSGGKVYAAWCGPCNNEGFTRGIAVGNADGTGWHQLNLPADGTVPNRYLAGLAIDPADSDHVLLAVNGFSRKWTEGPGAGVGHLFETRDGGATWKDISGNLPDVPANTVVLLKNGTVAIGTDLGVLVRPAGASSWKVAGTNLPTTAVLQLRTGPDGRLYAATHGRGIWAIDVRRLR, translated from the coding sequence ATGGCAGGCGACGGGTTGCGCAGAAGACGGGCATGGGCGGCGGTGCTCGCCGTGTCCGCCGCGCTTGGTCTGACGGTCACACAGGCCCAGGCGGCATCAGGTACCCATACCGACCCCTTCGGGGTGCGGACGCTTCGGAAACAGGCCCTTCTGAACCAGCAGAAGGGCCTGTCCCCGTTCGCGGAGACGGGGGACCCCGGGGACCCCGGAGGGGACGAGGACGAGGCCGGCAACATCGCCGAGCAGGCGGACCAGTACGCGGAGGCCCGCACCTCGCCGGGCATCGTGGCGCCGGGCGCCTACGGGGCCGCGTACGGCGAACTCGGCGGTCTGCGGCACACGCACAGCAAGTGGAGCGAGCTGACGCGGCTGCCGTACGACTCGGACGACCCGCGCTACCGGGACACCAACTCCAACTCCAGCGGCGGCGCCGGGCGGGTCACGGGGCGCGTGACCGGGCTCGCGGCCGACGACCACGGGTATGTGTACGCCGGTTCGGCCAACGGCGGTGTCTTCCGCTCCCGCACCGGCGGCGGGCACTGGCAGAACATCTCCGACGGCCTGCCCGCCCTCTCCACGGGCGACCTCCAGCTCGACGGCCGCGGACGGCTGTGGTACGCGACCGGTGAGGCCAACACCAGCGCGACCTCGTTCCTCGGCACGGGGGTCTACGTGCTCGACGACCCGCGCAAGGGGAAGTTCGGCACCCGTGACCGGGTCGGCGGGGACGAGCTGGAGTCCACCTCGATCAACGCGCTGCGGTTCGGCGGGGACAAGGTGTGGGCGGCCACCACGCGCGGCGTGTGGAGCCACTCCACGAAGACCCTGAAGGGCCCCTGGAAGCTGGAGTTCGCCCCCAACCCCGACTATCTGCCGGGCGGTTCCGAGGCGAGCGACCCCGACGCGGCGTACAAGAACATCACCAGTGACGTCGCCATCGACCCCAAGGACCCGAACAAGGTCGTCCTCGCGGTCGGCTGGCGCGGCGGCGACACCTACAACGGCTTCTACGCCAAGGGCCCGCGCGGCTGGCAGCGGCTGACCGGGCTCGGAGACCTGCCGAGCGACAGTGGCGACGTGGGCAACGTGACCTTCGCGCGCAGCGCGGACGGCTCCCGCTACTACGCCATCGACCAGTCGCCGGCGATGACCAACTCCAACCCCGACAGCGGGCTCGCCGGCATCTTCGTCTCCAAGTCCGGCTCTCCGACCGGACCGTGGACGAAGATCGCCGACTACACGCAGCTGCGCGACTCCGGTTCGGCGCTCACCGGTGCCGGGTACCAGCCGGGCATCCAGGCCTGGTACGACCAGTTCCTCACCGTCGACCCGAAGAACCCCGACCACGTCTACGCGGGTCTGGAGGAGGTCTTCGAGACCAAGGACGGCGGCAAGAACTGGACCGTGCCGGGACCGTACTGGAACTTCGGCTTCCCCTGCTGGTCCATCGATCCCGCCAAGCAGAGCGGTGACTGCCCCTCCACCGTGCACGCCGACCAGCACGCGGTGGCGATCGGCAGCAACGGCGGCGCGCCGTACCTGGTGGTCGGCGACGACGGCGGCGCGTACCGCAGGCCGCTGAACGGCTCGGCGAACGCCTCGGGTCACGGTACCGACTGGATGTCCCTGAACGACGGCACGATGGACGCGCTGCAGTACTACTCGGTCGGCGTGGGCATCGATCAGGCCGCGCGCGGTCTCGACGTCAGCGGTGGTCTGCAGGACAACGGCCAGTCGATCCTGCGTCCCGGCGACCGCGTGATGGGCTCCGACTTCGGCGGTGACGGCGGCGACACGATCGTCGATCCGGCCAACGGGTGCAACGTCGCCTCCGAGTACGTGTACCTGGCGGTCGCCGTCACGCAGAACTGCGCGGTGAACGACGGCGGTTGGATCACCGATCCGTCGAAGGCGACCACCTACTCCGTGGCCCCGCCCGACAGCGCCACCGGCGAGGCCCGCTTCATCGCCCCGCTGAACTCCGACATCAAGGACGCGAACACCTGGGTCGCGGGCGGCCGCCACGTGTGGATCAACACCAAGGGCTGGGCGATCCGCAGCGGCAGCGAGTGGCTCAACGCCTTCGACCTCGGCGAAGGCCACACCGCCACCGCCGTCGCCTCCTCCGGCGGCAAGGTGTACGCCGCCTGGTGCGGCCCCTGCAACAACGAGGGCTTCACCCGGGGCATCGCGGTCGGCAACGCGGACGGCACCGGCTGGCACCAGCTGAACCTGCCGGCCGACGGGACGGTCCCCAACCGCTACCTCGCGGGCCTCGCGATCGACCCGGCGGACTCCGACCACGTCCTCCTCGCGGTCAACGGCTTCTCCCGCAAGTGGACGGAGGGGCCGGGCGCCGGTGTCGGGCACCTGTTCGAGACCCGGGACGGCGGCGCGACCTGGAAGGACATCTCCGGGAACCTGCCGGACGTGCCCGCCAACACGGTCGTGCTGCTGAAGAACGGGACCGTGGCGATCGGCACCGACCTCGGCGTCCTGGTCCGCCCGGCGGGTGCGTCCAGCTGGAAGGTGGCGGGCACCAACCTGCCCACGACGGCGGTCCTCCAGCTCCGCACGGGCCCCGACGGACGGCTCTACGCGGCCACCCACGGGCGCGGCATCTGGGCGATCGACGTACGACGTCTGCGCTGA
- a CDS encoding NAD(P)/FAD-dependent oxidoreductase, giving the protein MNSAVNGVVNGGVSFWYADDGLPGPREPLAGDASADVVIVGGGYTGLWTAYYLKKAAPFLRIMVLEQRFCGYGASGRNGGWLYNGIAGRDRYAKLHGHEAAVRLQGAMNDTVAEVVRVTEEEGIDADVHVGGVLEVAYTPAQLARLKAFHEQELSYGEKDRELYGARQTAERIRVADAVGSTWTPHGARLHPVKLVKGLAAAVEALGVTIHEHTPVTEIRPKHAVTPYGTVRAPYVLRCTEGFTASLKGQRRTWLPMNSSMIATEPLTDAQWERIGWEGRETLGDMAHAYMYAQRTADGRIALGGRGVPYRFGSRTDNDGRTQPATVEALYDILVRFFPSLAGIRVTHAWSGVLGVPRDWCATVTLDRSTGLGWAGGYVGSGVATTNLAARTLRDLVQQDSGQAGPTELTALPWVNHRVRKWEPEPLRWLGVHGMYATYRTADRRERTAPGIESSRLAQLADRVAGRH; this is encoded by the coding sequence ATGAACAGTGCGGTGAATGGCGTCGTCAACGGCGGCGTCTCCTTCTGGTACGCCGACGACGGCCTCCCCGGGCCCCGGGAACCCCTCGCCGGGGACGCGTCCGCCGATGTGGTGATCGTCGGCGGTGGCTACACCGGCCTGTGGACCGCCTACTACCTGAAGAAGGCGGCGCCCTTCCTGCGGATCATGGTCCTGGAGCAGAGGTTCTGCGGCTACGGCGCCTCCGGCCGCAACGGCGGCTGGCTCTACAACGGCATCGCGGGCCGCGACCGGTACGCGAAGCTGCACGGCCACGAGGCAGCCGTACGCCTGCAGGGGGCGATGAACGACACGGTCGCCGAGGTCGTCCGCGTCACCGAGGAGGAGGGCATCGACGCGGACGTGCACGTCGGCGGCGTCCTGGAGGTGGCGTACACGCCCGCGCAGCTGGCCCGGCTCAAGGCCTTCCACGAGCAGGAACTGTCGTACGGCGAGAAGGACCGCGAGCTGTACGGCGCCCGGCAGACCGCCGAGCGGATCAGGGTCGCGGACGCGGTCGGCTCGACCTGGACCCCGCACGGGGCGCGGCTGCACCCGGTGAAGCTCGTCAAGGGCCTCGCGGCGGCCGTCGAGGCGCTCGGCGTGACGATCCACGAGCACACCCCGGTCACCGAGATCCGCCCCAAGCACGCCGTGACGCCCTACGGCACGGTCCGCGCACCGTACGTCCTGCGCTGCACGGAGGGCTTCACCGCCTCCCTGAAGGGGCAGCGGCGCACGTGGCTCCCCATGAACTCCTCCATGATCGCGACCGAGCCGCTCACCGACGCGCAGTGGGAGCGGATCGGCTGGGAGGGGCGCGAGACGCTGGGCGACATGGCGCACGCGTACATGTACGCCCAGCGCACCGCCGACGGCAGGATCGCGCTCGGCGGCCGCGGCGTCCCGTACCGCTTCGGCTCCCGCACGGACAACGACGGCCGTACCCAGCCCGCCACCGTCGAGGCGCTGTACGACATCCTGGTCCGCTTCTTCCCGTCGCTGGCCGGGATCAGGGTGACCCACGCCTGGTCGGGGGTGCTGGGCGTGCCGCGCGACTGGTGCGCCACGGTCACCCTGGACCGCTCCACGGGCCTCGGCTGGGCGGGCGGCTACGTCGGCTCGGGCGTCGCCACCACCAACCTCGCCGCCCGCACGCTCCGCGACCTCGTCCAGCAGGACTCGGGCCAGGCGGGCCCGACGGAGTTGACGGCGCTGCCGTGGGTGAACCACCGGGTGCGCAAGTGGGAGCCGGAACCGCTGCGCTGGCTGGGCGTGCACGGCATGTACGCCACCTACCGCACGGCGGACCGGCGCGAACGGACGGCGCCCGGCATCGAGTCGTCACGGCTGGCACAACTGGCCGACCGGGTCGCGGGACGCCACTGA
- a CDS encoding rhomboid-like protein yields the protein MRRGLGAAASYIRSAPGTYVWLLVLFLTTIALHHMSPHFEERFLRHRSTNIHQLSQDPLRVFITSAMWIDGGHWLPYAALYTVFHAQAERWLGTARWLTVCAAAHVLATLASEGALLQAIKDGMAPYSAVNTLDFGVSYALAGVVGVLTYRLAAPWSYAYLTVVLLVYALPLTATPTFTDFGHFISVLIGLACYPLTRGCGKPWNPKETLVALRS from the coding sequence ATGCGGCGCGGCCTCGGGGCAGCGGCGTCCTACATACGCAGCGCCCCGGGGACATACGTGTGGCTGCTGGTCCTGTTCCTCACCACCATCGCGCTGCACCACATGTCGCCGCACTTCGAGGAGCGCTTCCTGCGGCACCGGTCCACCAACATCCACCAGCTGTCCCAGGACCCGCTGCGCGTGTTCATCACCTCCGCGATGTGGATCGACGGCGGACACTGGCTGCCGTACGCCGCGCTCTACACGGTCTTCCACGCGCAGGCGGAGCGCTGGCTGGGCACCGCCCGCTGGCTGACCGTGTGCGCCGCCGCGCACGTGCTCGCCACGCTCGCCAGCGAGGGTGCGCTGCTGCAGGCGATAAAGGACGGGATGGCCCCGTACTCGGCGGTCAACACGCTCGACTTCGGGGTCAGTTACGCGCTCGCCGGGGTGGTCGGCGTGCTCACCTACCGGCTCGCGGCGCCCTGGAGCTACGCCTATCTGACCGTCGTCCTCCTCGTTTACGCCCTCCCCCTGACCGCGACCCCCACCTTCACGGACTTCGGGCATTTCATCTCGGTGCTGATCGGTCTGGCCTGCTATCCGCTGACCCGAGGCTGCGGAAAACCATGGAATCCGAAGGAGACACTGGTCGCTCTCAGGAGTTAA
- a CDS encoding aminoglycoside phosphotransferase family protein, giving the protein MVASQEKFNREAGRAFVAELPRRVEDFLERWGLRVDGPAMYGVTALVLPVTRTDGASAALKLQLRDEESEGEPLALSAWDGEGAVRLLEHDEPTCTLLLERLDETRTLAHVPDAREAVLVIAELLARLTAVPAPEGMRRLGDIARAMLERVPRALGRIPDPADRRLVADCAAALREVASEPGDRLLHWDLHYDNVLAADRAPWLAIDPKPLAGDPGFDLLPAIRNRYDPGETRWRFEALADALGLDRERARAWTLGRVLQSCLWDIEEDRPLETGRLEIGRTLRG; this is encoded by the coding sequence CTGGTCGCTTCTCAGGAGAAATTCAACCGGGAGGCGGGTCGCGCGTTCGTGGCGGAGCTGCCCCGGCGGGTGGAGGATTTCCTGGAGCGGTGGGGGCTGCGGGTGGACGGGCCCGCGATGTACGGGGTGACCGCGCTGGTGCTGCCGGTGACCCGCACCGACGGTGCCTCGGCGGCGCTCAAGCTCCAGCTCCGGGACGAGGAGAGCGAGGGCGAGCCCCTGGCGCTGAGCGCCTGGGACGGGGAGGGGGCCGTACGCCTGCTGGAGCACGACGAGCCGACCTGCACGCTGTTGCTCGAACGGCTGGACGAGACCCGCACCCTGGCCCATGTGCCGGACGCGCGTGAGGCGGTACTCGTCATCGCGGAGCTGCTGGCCCGCCTGACCGCCGTCCCGGCCCCGGAGGGGATGCGCCGGCTCGGCGACATCGCACGGGCGATGCTGGAGCGGGTCCCCCGAGCGCTCGGGCGGATACCGGATCCGGCGGACCGCCGCCTGGTCGCGGACTGTGCGGCCGCCCTGCGGGAGGTCGCCTCCGAGCCGGGCGACCGCCTGCTGCACTGGGACCTGCACTACGACAACGTCCTGGCCGCCGACCGCGCCCCCTGGCTGGCCATCGACCCCAAGCCGCTGGCCGGCGACCCCGGCTTCGACCTGCTCCCGGCGATCCGCAACCGCTACGACCCCGGGGAGACCCGGTGGCGCTTCGAAGCCCTGGCGGACGCGCTGGGCCTGGACCGGGAGCGGGCGCGGGCCTGGACGCTGGGCCGGGTGCTGCAGAGCTGCCTGTGGGACATCGAGGAGGACAGGCCGCTGGAGACGGGCCGGCTGGAGATCGGACGGACCCTGCGCGGCTGA